Sequence from the Mastomys coucha isolate ucsf_1 unplaced genomic scaffold, UCSF_Mcou_1 pScaffold13, whole genome shotgun sequence genome:
GGATGTGAGTTTTTCATAAGCCCATATATACCAcgtccagtgtctctctctgcccactggtcagctactgctccagcaccaagccttatctgcttcctgctttgatcatggactaaccctctgaaactgtaagcaaggttCCAactaaatgattatttttttaaaataagagttacctcagtcatggtgtctcttcacagcactaagttaacaccctgtctcaaagagaacaaagaaaaagaaacacggTATTTGGTATTTGGGAGATTTGCTGCTGGGTTTGATCCTTTGGGTCCACAGGGTAGGAGGGGAAAGTTGATTCCAGTAAGTCACCCTCCTGCTTCCACATGAgcgcacatgcaaacacacactgaACCGGAGCGAGTTAATCCAGCTGGGCTGTCGATCACCTGGCCAAGAGCCCACCAGTCAAAAAGGCTGATTCACTTAAGGCCATGCCAAGGAGCTAGAGAAGAAGTCACCCTTTCATGAGACAATGTCTTTCCCAGAAGTCACATTTCTTGTGCCACCACATAGAACCTGCCTACTTCCTGAGTCCTAACTCAGATAATTATAACCCttcatccctttttttttttttttttttttttttttttttttttttggtttttcaagacagggtttctctctgtagccctggctgtcctggaattcactctgtagaccaggctggccttgaactcagaaatccgcctgcctctgcctcccaagtgctgggattaaaggcatgtgccacaaccacCTGGCTCCTCCCTATTTTTGGATACTAGCCAAAGCCTAAGGACGAAAGCATCTTTAGTGTGACAGTGTGGGAAAAGTTAATTACCTAAAAGCCTCAGGTGGACTGACTCTCTAGGCAGGAAAGTTGACCTCACTGATAATGTCCATGGAAGCCTCTgatacttgctggcatccaccaCCTCCAGACTGCAGGGGAGCTGGCCTGAAGATGCTCTCCATCCCCAGAATTGCCCCTTGGTCATCTTGTAAAAGCCATGGATCCCATACACTTCTGAGGAGAGGCCAAGACACTTTGGTAATTCTTATTAAAGAATGATTCTGCTTCCAGATATGCTTTTCTGCTTTTAACTCCATGTTGATTCGATCGATCCATGTCTAATTCTCCTTCCCTTTATAAATGCTTGCACACCTCCTTTGGTGAACCTCCCTGCTTTCTTGGACCTGgtggctctccctccctcttctcctccaatAGCCATGGAGCCTTATAGATTGTCTGCCTTCTTTCCCTTGCAAATTCTTGACGTGTTCTTCTGAgtacatttaacattttttatttattgagacagaatctcaccatTTAACAATAACTGGCATGAAACTCACCTATGTAAccagctggctttgaacctggctctctgccttctaagtgctgagattaaaggcatggatcACCATGGTGGGCTAGGAggctgtttttattcatttttaattttttaaaggtttatttatctttgagcagggtgtggtggcacacacctttaatctcagcctttaggaagcagagaaagataaattgatgtgagttcgaggccaacctggtctgcacagtgagttctaggacagccagggctacacagagaaaccctgtctcgaaaaaccaaaaaaaaaaaaaaaaaaaaaaaaaaaaaaaaaaaagcagagagagaaggagggggaggaggaggaagaagaaagatttatttttacttcttgtgtgcacatgttttgcctgtatgtgcatgcctAATGCCCAAGTAGATCAGAGGAAGATACTGGATCCCTGGAagcagagttacagatggttgtgagccgctatTTGGGCGTGGGAGATTAAaccaaatattcttttttcttttttatttctttatgtataagagtacaccattgctctcttcagacacaccagaagagggcatcaggtcccattacacatggttgtaagccaccatgtggttgctgggaattgaactcaggacctctggaagagtggccagtgctcttaaccgctgagccatctctccagcccaagtcaagtattcttaacctctgaaccatctctccagcctatcaGTAGcttcttaaaatacttttattaacaAGATTAAGAACCAAGCAGGAACACCCGGTTTCCCTGACGACGTCAGACAAGATCATTCAGGCCTCCTCACAGGCCCCTGCCCAGACTTACATAGGTCACACTCCTCACAGTCCAGTCAGTAGCCTGGGCCCTGGCTTTCTAATTTCTGAGGTTTCTCTCTAGGGTGAGGGCCAAGAGACAATGGAGGCATGGTGTAGATCCTAGGGCAAGTGAGAGTGGGAGACTAAGAGTTAGACAGTGTAGAGAGCTTCCCCAGTGGGCTGTGAGGCGCCCAGCAATTCGGGTGTTCACACCAGATTTGCCTTTGAAATAGGCTCAGTTTAGCCACACAGACGTTCTTTGCAATTCTATGCTATCCTGAAGCCTATAGCCATCTCATGTAAACAGCTACCTCATTTAGCTGTCATGGTTCATCAGGCGGCTAATGTTCCACTAGAGAATTCTCCAGTTAGAACTTTTCAACATCCCCATGACATACTCCATTCGTGACAGGCTGGGAGGAACGCACCACTGAAGGTCCCTGGAGGTCCTTGAGAGCTTCAGACAATGCTCATGCTAGCAGGAGGGTGTATGTGAGCTCAACAACAGTACTGGACCCTCAACAGTCTATAGAGCTACACAGTGGCCAGTCCCAAAGTCCCCCGGGCCAATGGATATCTGCACAGAGGTTCAAACTGTCAGACTAAGGAGCATGGCCGTGCAGTCCCCAGTCACGTCCACATCTCTAGTTTTTTGTATTGTCTGGTGGGCCTTAGTTTTGTGCCATCAGGGTTCACCTCTTAGGACCGGTTCATTAGGCTATCAATGGCGTTTTGATACGAGAAGGCTAGTCTGATTCCATGATGGACATCAAagtggcagttcaggagactaggcctaaaaaccgagcaagtccaggcaagcccaggcaagtcaattactaatagaaaaaaaaatccaagttccAGCCTTCATGTCCAGGTAACAGAATGTcccagccacctggcctgaggcaaagacaatgggtcagcagcagtttccagacttcctcagctgcTTCCTCAGTAACGGACCCCAGACCTCCACAGCGAGTTTCCAGCCCGGACACCCGGGGAATGAATGGAATGTCctagagatggacccaacagaaTAACATAGAGCTGGCCTACCCTGAAACTCCCTAATGTGCTTTAGTTTAAATCAGGCCTGCGAGCTCACTTGGGTGTCTCTCTAttctggtaatgggagaccccagcatgctggacttctgcagaataaaacactctttggctttacatactatttgagtccggGTATCATTCTTAGGCAAATTGTGGACCCTGACAGTTTATTAGCATATCAGAGCCTACCAGGACTTGGCTCATATCCCAGCTGCCAACCTCATGATTGGCTCCTCTCTTGCAGGCACTACATTATTTCAAGTCAGACAAAATGGTTTCACTTATATATTTCTAACAGACATTCCATGGTAGGCAAACAGGGTGGGGGCATGATTAGTAATAAAGATGGTGAGCTTCCAAGACGGCCGACTTTGTCCTCACCCTTCTGGCCTAGCTGCTTAAAACAAAGGTCCTGCGGGCTCTTCCTCTTGCCAGCAGGCCATGGCGGTGATGGACTGGCTGAACAAGTTAAAGGCTGGGTCGGAACAAGCAGCTGTGGGTCACTCAATCATCCTGTCTTTCCCTTTAAAGGGACTAATCCTAAATGAAGGCAGGGAAATTCTTTGGAGATTTTAAAAGGACCAGCCGTGAGAAGAGACCAGATTTTCAGCTTTCCGAGGCCCCTTCTGCTTATTGGAGGGTATTCTTCTCTGTCTGCTGCGTGTGTGTATTTCCCTACCCCCAATAAACACCTTTCTTAAGCCACTGATTCTGTCTGCTGCTTTCACTGTTTCAATTCCTCCACTACTACCTGTTGCAATCAAGATATTCTTGAAATGACAGAGGACAACAATCAAGATATTCTTGAAATGACAGAGGACAACAATCAAGATATtcttgagggctggtgagatggctcagtgggtaagagcactgtctgctcttccgaaggtcctgagttcggatcccagcaaccacatggtggctcacaaccacccgtaaagagatgGGACGCCCtctcctctggtgcgtctgaaggcagctaccaTGAATTgcgctggagcaagcggggcggagagcagccacacacatgatggctcacggccatctgtacaactacagtgtactcatacacataaaatacataaaaataaatcttaaaaaaaaaagatattcttgaAATGACAgaggacaaaaacaaacaaacaaccctaatTGAGATCCCTAGACGATATCAATGGGATGTAGGGTGCagcaatacatttttataaaaatatttcttcctcctcccccccaatAGATTGAACTTTTGGCAACTCGTAGGAAAATTAATAATACACCTTGAGATCATTTAAGACTATATAATTAACCTGTTGTTCTACTGTACATCCCCTCAACCTGCTTAAGTTTAACCTGTCTTTAGGGGAACTCTGTAACCAACCTTACTTTGCTTTAGATTTCCtatgcagctttttttttttttaatttatttatttattatatgtaagtatactgtagctgtcttcagatgcaccagaagagggcgccagatttcattacgggtggttgtgagccaccatgtggttgctgggatttgaactcatgaccttccgNNNNNNNNNNNNNNNNNNNNNNNNNNNNNNNNNNNNNNNNNNNNNNNNNNNNNNNNNNNNNNNNNNNNNNNNNNNNNNNNNNNNNNNNNNNNNNNNNNNNNNNNNNNNNNNNNNNggatttgaactcaggacctctggaagagccgtcagtgctcttaaccgctgagccatctctccagccccatgcagCTTTTACAAGCTAACCCAATACATAGCGTTAATTGTAAATTATGTGCTCTTCAGTGCCCTGACCcaaaataatattatatgtatgcatgtattcacAGTGGCACATTTTCACTGAAAACAGACAACAGGCTAGAAGAAACCTCAAAACAAATATCTCCTCTAAACATTGCAACGGAAGCACAGCTATACGCTAGTCTGCATCAGTTAGAGGTAGTGAAGCAGCAAGTGGCCTTTCCCCTTGGaaaactctgttaaagatttttataaagaACTCCTCGGGCTAAAgtgatggtttagtggttaagagctcttaaccactgctcttccagagggcctgagttcaattcccagcaaacacatggtggctcacaaccatctgtaatgggatctgatgccctcttgtggtgtgtggCTGAAGACACTTATAGTGTacccatgtatataaaataaataacatcttaaaaaaaaaaaagagcgctgggcggtggtggcgcacgcctctaatcccagcgcttgggaggcagaggcaggcggatttctgagttcgaggccagcctggtctacagagtgagttccaggacagccaaggctacacagagaaaccctgtcccaaaaaaaaaacaacaacaacaaaaaacaaaacaaaacaataaaaaaaacaaaacaaaaaacaaaaaaactcctcATTCCTGGCTCAGTTTAGGCGCATGCCTTCAAACCCAACACCGGGGAGGCGGAGGCAgtcatctctgtgaattccaggccaggctacacagagttccagcgcaaccagggttacatagtgagaccctgtctcaaaacaaacataaacagaGTCAAGCCCTTTGTTAGGGACAAGCACAGTTTAAGCACAAACACAGCAGAAAGCTTACAAGCAGGCCAGAAACCAGACTATGGACATTTGGAAGGAACAGGGAAAGAAGTGAAGATCTCACACTTGATCTTGGTCAAATTAATCCAAGAGGAAGCTGCCATGAGATTTATCCTAAgtactgccattttgttttcagactccattttgtGATCATAAATTGAAAATAAGTTCAAGTTCCTAGGCTCTAGGGGAGCTTTCCTGGTAACTAGGCcaacttcctccttctcctcctcttcttccaccttttatTGCCAAAACATAACAATTGTTCCTAACCATGAAAGAACAGACGGTTCTGATTGGCAGAAAGCTGTGACTATGACTTGGCACAGATATTTGTGGGTTTGGAGCTTGAAAATCCTGGCTCTCACGGTTCAGCTCTGAAGTCTGTTCTATGACCCTGATCGATCACTTTCATCCTGAATACAGTAAATTTTTGTCACCTGCTTAAATAGCTACCAAGATGAACGTTCAAAGATGTTGTCAGCCCCCGAGTCTGTGAGGCTGTTTTCCTGGCTGGTCAGTTTTTGCTGCTTCATTCAAATAAAGATCTTGCATTGTGTGGACTCTTGTGTCTGCTGGGGTTGTTTTGGATTTTCAGACCCTAACAATTCTTTAATGAACTAATCCACGCTGCCAGGTACTGGGGATCCAGAgcagttcttgttttgttttgttttgttttgttttttgtttttgttttttcgagacagggtttctctgtgtaaccctggctgtcctggaactcactctgtagaccaggctgtctctgcttcccaagtgctgggattaaaggcgtgtgccaccaccacctggcccagaGCAGTTCTTTCAGGCTTGCTTGAGAAGCCCCAATCCAGTAGCCAAAGCTACTCTGACCATCAAAGTCTGAAGCCCCTCCCACCCTAGCCTTTTCTTGGTCTGGTATTTGCCAGGTCGAGGCTCACCAAGTGCCTGTGGCTCCTCTCAGCACTTCTCAGCCTGCCTGCTACCCTAACCTCTCCCCAACTCCTCATTCCTACCCAAATCTGCCACTTCAGCCATGCTTTCTTTGGTCCTCAGCTCCTCTCCTGGTCCCCTCTCTCACcactccccaccacccccacctcctcccatgGCCCGGTTCAGTCTGGACTCTTCTAGACTCCTCTGGCTTTTGTTCTCCTTCATATCTACAATACAATCTGTCTCCTCAACCATACCTAGGAGCGGccatgtcctcatttttattcGTTACTTACACTAAGCCTCTATTGTCCAAATGGATACAGTGAACAAGCAGCCCGTGCCTAGGTGGCTGCTACAAGTGGCTGTCTGCACTATCCCTAACTGATCGATCTAAACCCCTGCACTGTTTGGCCCTGAGCATATAACTGGATCCTTTCCTAACTTTCTCACATTTCCAACCATGCCAACTCTCTTCTAGGTAGGTGGAGTGATGTGTATTTGGTCCCCATGGGAAGGACTTCAACAGAAACATCATTTtttctgcccccccacccccgtccccaaATGCCTTCACCTAGAAGATTCAGGGTCAGTGAGCTTTATTTGAAAGTAGAAAGGCAGCCTCAGACCCAGTAGcccagggaggggtggagggagaagatTGACAGCTAGAGTCAGGcatccctgccccctcctcaccaccactgctgaaaaaaaaaaaaaaaataggagggtCAAGCACAAAGGCTCATGAGTTAACTGCAGCTCTTCCGAGGCTGAGCAGGaggacaagttcaaggccagcctgggctacatgatgagaGCCTGTCTCTAAACAgccattaataataataataataaaaattagagaagATCCAGAAGTGTCGCAGCTTAGACTAAAGCTCTTCTCTCTGGGTCGGGCTGTCCTGTGAGCAGGGCCCACGGGTGCCCCCACAGAGCAGCGCCTCCAGAGTCTCATGGCCTTGTTGGTAGGCTTCGTAGATCTGGTCCTCTCCAAACTCTCCCAGGTAGTGGAAACATGTCATAGAAAGCCTAGGGAGCAATAGGCACCTTGAGCTCTAACCTGCCCTTGAGGAAGGCAAGGAACAAAGCAGGGCTCCAGGGGTTCCTTCCCCACATGCTATTACCTATTGGGCCAGGGACCCCCAGTAATCATCACGCTGATGCTCGGCTCTGGCCCCTTGCTAAGTCCTGGGCCCATGAGACGCTTCATCTGGTTCACTTCTTGGATTCCATAGCTGATGGTAATGGGAAGCAAGGGAATGTAGGATCAGTTCGGACCAGCCCAGGGAGTGACTTGCTCCTATTTTAGGCTAAGTATACTAGGCATTTGCTGAGCTCAGACAGGGTTAAGTCCGAGGCTCAAGATCTCACAGTGATTTTTCTGTGGCCATCTGCTCTCCCAGATGTTCCCAACAGCAACCCAGCCAACCTCCTCCCTCAGGCCAAAGCCTTCATGAAATGAGCAtgaggcatcaatgggaggatggGGACCTGTACCCACCAGCCCTTCCCCTTATGGAAGGTGGCAGGGACTGGATCAGCAACTCACGACTGCCAGTTCTGAGAGCAGGTCCGGTCCAGGACATCTGTGTATGTGGATTCACTCAGCTCCTGCAATCCACCGGAGTCTGGACTGTGAGATTTAGCTTCTGCTTTCGCCAGATGTTGCCCCATCTGAAATGAGGAGGTGCTGAGAGCCTGGACTTGGGGACTGCTGGTCAATTGGGGGAAGGAGAGTAGGACAGATACCCAAGTCTCTGGGGAGAATGAGGTGGCAGGGGAGCTGTTGAGTGAGCGGAAGCACCTGCAGGGCAAGCTCCAGGGCCCTGCCCTAGGCCCCACAGCTGGGCTGGGCCAACTCAGGCAGGCCTGGGGCTGGGGGAGAAAATGATGAGCAGAAGACCTGGCCCTTCCTTCAGGGCCCACCTGCCCAGTAGCACATACTATTTTTAAACCACGAGAACAAGGAAAgccaataataatgataatgataataataatagtaaacaaATAAGTTAACCAGTCTTTAAAAACGCATGTACTCACCCTGCATACATACAGAAAGGGTCATACAGGCATGCTTGAGGAGAACGAGCTCAACCTCCTTGAAGTTGTTCACCTCAAGCATGGTGGGTTCACATAGATACATGTGTAAAGTAAAGGTACCTTAGGGAGGGTGTCCAGACGAAAAAGGATACAGACAGGGAGAATTATAAGAGGAGAAATGATTCCCTGGGGTGACAAGATAAGATGGGGCCACCTCAGACTGTCTGCTCTTCGGTGACCAGGCAAAAGAGTACGGAGGCATGGCAATTCAAAAGAAGGGAGCTGGCAATATCCTGGAAAGATTGCTGATTGGGGCTGAGAGCTGGGGATTGAAGGCTCAGTGGTGAGGTCTAAGATAGATGGCGTGGCCTGAGCAAGGACTGCTGCGGGACCACAGAACTTACTTGGTAGGCCACAGCCCGGCAGGCATCGCAGCGCAGGTGAGTCGGCATATGAGATGAGTACTTCTCTTCATCATCCAGTGTGGGGGCTGTAGCTGACAAGGAAATCCTATCCCCAAAACTCCCCAGGACAGTCCTGCACCCGAACAGTAGCAACAGTGGCAGAGGCAGTCTCATGGCCTCTGAACTTACTTCTTGGAGCACAGGCTGAGGTTGGGGCGCAGATGTGCATTCGAATTATCTGTGGTTTAGGCCAATAGGGAACTGACACCTCACTgaccctcttcccttcccagagGCCCTGGAGATGCCACGCATGCAGGGGTGGGCTGGCTCCTGATGACTCAGCTCCATTTTACACACATAGAAGgtgaagatggaaggagagaggctgAGGTTGGCCAAGGACACTTGGTGGCTGATGGAGAGCACATATTGTGACCTGAGCAAGTGGTAGGAACCCTACAGAACATCCTGTGGGGCCAGGTGGCTGGTTGCAGGCGTCTTTATTCTACTACAGGGGCTGTGAAAgctcagagagaagagacagatccTCCAGCTGGAGAAGCCATGTTGACAGTGGTCCCCAATGTCCACGGGTCACACACAGCCTCCAGGAGGAATGTGGCCACGGCTCGGGCTGCTCACTTAGGGGCCCTCTCTAAC
This genomic interval carries:
- the Mzb1 gene encoding marginal zone B- and B1-cell-specific protein: MRLPLPLLLLFGCRTVLGSFGDRISLSATAPTLDDEEKYSSHMPTHLRCDACRAVAYQMGQHLAKAEAKSHSPDSGGLQELSESTYTDVLDRTCSQNWQSYGIQEVNQMKRLMGPGLSKGPEPSISVMITGGPWPNRLSMTCFHYLGEFGEDQIYEAYQQGHETLEALLCGGTRGPCSQDSPTQREEL